The Brassica oleracea var. oleracea cultivar TO1000 chromosome C7, BOL, whole genome shotgun sequence sequence GTAAATTTGTGTTGTGTTATAATGTGTAGAGAGTGTTGCCTATATATATTTGTGTTTGGTCTTTTGTCTGACCATCTAACTTTGGAGGGTTAATTTTAGGTTCTGGTTGTTGTGAAGATTTGAGTGAAAAAAACTCTAGATTTGATTTTTCTTCTTTTTGTATTGTTTCTTCTGTGGCAAGTTAACTTTTTCTTCGGATAATCTCATCTACCCAAATCTTAAACAAGTATTGACTTCTTGACTTTTCATATGTTTCTTTGATTTTTATATGAAAATAATAAACAAAATTATTATATTGTGTTTGTATTTATCATTGTGTCGTTTTTAAAATGAACCAATAGCTTTTATCCATTTCAAGCTATTTTCTAAACTGAACATCATAAAATGGAATATCACAAGGATACAAGTTTATGAACTGAACCATTTTGTGATGTTGGAGCTTTCCACCATTTTTTTCTCACCACACACTGATTTAATCCAAACCAGAGCCGGTTCAACCGGCCAAGACAGAACAATACAGGACAGCTCAAAAACTCAATAACCGGAATAACAAGATTAAAGACGAACAATACAGCTCAAAAACTCAATAAAAGCAAACCAAAACCCATCGGTTCTCAAACTCATTAAAACGGAGATCAAGAGACCAATTCTTGGGGGTTAAAAAGAAAAGGAACCATAAAGTTCAGAGACATAAACAGATGTTTTCCAATGTTATTATATGCACAAAATCAAACAAAGAAAGAAACCGAATCTCCTCAGATTAATTTTTAGCGGTTGTTACTCCAACAACAACATTGCTCACCTGCAAGTGTTTTTTTGTATTCATTGGTCAAAGATCTTCGACAAGTCTATATACGTTAGTACAACTACAAAGAAAAGACGATTAGTAACTACGTAATCAATGCTCACCAGTTTTCCACTTTCATCCAAGGACATGGGATTCTCCACAACAACTGTTTGGGTCTGAAAAGGCATGAATCAACAATAAACAAAGTAATATTACTCTTTCTTTAGGTGTTTTCAATCTGATTATACAAAACTAATAGCTAGAACTGTCAATGGTAACTCACAGTTGATGCAGAGGGCATTGTTGTTGGTGGAGAAGCTGTTACGTTAGGCCGGTTCATGGAGAAAGGAGCCATTCCATTTCTCAACTATAGAGGAAGCAAGTTTCCAGCACAATCAATACAAGATTACGATAGTAAATACTCATGCAACAGCCAACAGTATACTTTTATAGGAATATACATATATATACTTACATGAACATTAGTAACGTATTGGCAAACAGCACATTTAACAGATGATGCTCCATAGGGATACATGAGGATTATCCGACAATGCCCACAGTTGATACGCGCCGTCTGGTTCGAAGGTGCTGCGAGTTACAGGTTATACAGAAGAAACAGATCCAGTCATGACATAAAAAGCAATTAGACATTTCAATTTTCAAAAGGCTACAACTTAAATTGAAACTATTCTAAGTTAACTGCACAAATTCTGTTTGAGCTTTAGAAATGATTTTACCTGGGACAAGGTTCAAAGTCTGACAACAAGAACATCTAACGCTAGTGGCAGAACGTGTATACATGAGCATTGTCGCACAACCACCACATACGATGTTAGCCATATCCATTCCTACACAAAATATGTTATCATAAAAGCTTACTTTTTCATCAAAACATATTATCTTGTTCTTTTCTTTTTCGATATTGACAAGCTTCAATAAAACCGCCACAAAAGATCCGAAGACAGATAAGGTTTTTTTGTTACCTTGAGGAGGATTGATGGTTCTATACAAAGCACAACACACATTTATAGCTCCTCTTGGATACATCAACGTTGTTCTACATCCACGGCATACCAACTGCTCCTGCATTTCTCTGATTCCTATATCTAAAACACACACAAACACAAATTGCCTCAAAATCTTTCAATTTACAGCAAAAAAAAAAACCCTAATTTTTCTACAGTCAATCATGCAGGCGCCATTGTTAATCAGTGAAGAAACAAACCCAGAAGAAAAAAGCAACCTTTTTGATTAGAAATCCAAAATCGTACACAGAAACTTGTGCAGCCAAATCAATCGAAGTTACAGAATAGCAGATGAAATCGAAAAAGGATCTTCTTTTAATCATGCGGGTTGGATGCTAATCGTTTAACTTACACACACAGTAAACAAGTTCTTTTTTGGGGTAAATCGAGAATTGAAAAGACAACAGATATGATTTTGTCCTCTTCTCCTGTTTGTCTGTCTCCCACCGAATTATCTCTCGCTTTTCTTTCTTTTTATTTTTAAATTGTGAGATTATTATTGGAGCTTTGAACCTTGTCGTGCTCTTTAGGTCACTTTCTGTGATTTTGTTTAAAAGCGTGGGGGCTGACTTGATCTGCGTTTATCGAAACGCTATTTTGAATCTTTCTTCTCTATTCCTGTTCTCAATTTGCTGCGACTGCCTCGTGCCGGTTACCTCAGTTACGCATAGGTACTTTATTTTTTAAATTTTTTTTGAACAAATTTCATTAATTTAACACTAAAAACCTACGACGATTTCTTTCGACAGCTAGATAAACAACAACAATAACATAGAAGCAATAAAACATATGATAAAAGTGTTAAAAGGAGAGACCGGAGAATCGCGGATAATCTTCACTTGAATCCTTGAAACACAATTCAAAAAAAAAATTAATAGTTAAAAAAAACGTTGAAATAGCCTAGTGAAAAGGGTTTGAGTCTCAGAGCTAGGATTTTAGATATTACCTTGTAATAGACATTACATAAGGCAATAGGTCTGTAATCAGAGACTAGCTTAGGATTGAGAATCTTCGGGATGAGTCTGATGTGCATCGAATTGATTGAAAAAGGTAGTACTCCCGTTGTGAAGAAGGACTAAATCTCCTTTGTGATTGAAGGTCTGTAATCAGAGACTAGCTTTGGTCTTATTTTTGCATGATAATAGACAAGTATTCCGGTGGTTACATACAAAAATATATATAACCCAAAAAGTATTCCGAAAACAATAAATAAAAATAACGGTGGATAAAAGAAGGAATATTAAGAAGATCTGGACTCTGTAACGGCTACTTCCAAAGTACCGTTTCATTACTGTATTAAGCTAAAGCTAAGCACGCACATTTACACACAAAAGTCAGAAATAGAGAGAGGAGAAGAAGAAAAACTACAACTTTTTGCCCCTTTCTCATAAACACAAGGACAAGGAGGAATTGTTTTTTTTTTCAACACTTAATGAACATTTCCAAGAAGTTAATTGCTATGAACATTTTCAAGAAGAAGACTACTCCCAAAGGTAAAAAAAGAAGCTACAAACATTACTCCAGTGTCTATCTGAATATTTATTTTTTCTTCTGGAAATTTCATTTGCATCTGCTAAATTGCGAAGAATGGTATTATTTCCTGTTGGTCTGACAAAAAGATGACGCCTTTAATTGTTCTTCGTAATCAAAGTTGAATCTCGAGTTTGGGCATTTTGCTGGGTTCTTATTTTACATAAAAGGGTATATAATTCCTTAAATTAGATTTAGTTGTGTGAACTCTCAAAAAGGGAAACTAGTAAGTTTGCCCAGATTTGTGTCATTACAGTGCTTTGGTTTTGTTTATGGGTGTAAGTTGGTTATGATTGTATTGAGAAATTGTGAGATTTTTCTAATTGCTGCAGATGCCCTTCGAACCAGCAAGAGAGAAATGGCTGTGGCTACACGAGGTAAGTATAGCTTCCTATCTTTCTGTAATGTGTTCTAAATAAACCAATAGGCAGGCATAATCAACTAAGCTTTTGTTCAGTTTTTGAGGCCAATTTTTTTTTATATATATGTTGCAGGTATCGAGAGAGAGATTTCATCTCTTCAGCTGGAGGTAGATACCATATGTATACTGTGAGCAACCTTTGTTCATATAAGTTTTCTTACGGTTTTATTAAATCACAAATCAGGAGAAGAGACTAGTTGCAGAAATCAAGAAAACAGCTAAAACTGGAAACGAGGCAAGAACCAACTTTCATATCCTCCCCAATCTCATCCATCAAAACTTTTAATTTCTCTAGTAAATGGCTCGTTCCTTGACTTATACTGTTGATATTTTTCATTTAACATTGTTAGGCGGCTACAAAGATTCTGGCACGTCAACTAGTTCGATTGAGGCAACAGATTACAAACTTACAGGGAAGCCGTGCTCAAATTAGGGGTGTAACCACTCACACACAGGTCGACTTCAACAACAGCTAAACTAATAGTTCGATTAAAGTAGTCCAGTGTTAGTGTACTAAATCACTATTCTCTTTGGTTAGGCTCTGTATGCCAGCACTTCTATTTCTTCTGGTATGAAGGGTGCAACCAAAGCTATGGTTGCAATGAACAAGGTAACGTTAGTTTTTTTCATTGATAGGAATAGGATGATGCTATATTGTACTTTATAAAGAACAACTTCATTCATTAATACCTACCTTGTATTTTCAGCAAATGGCACCAACGAAACAAGCCAAAGTGATTAAGGATTTCCAGAAACAGTCTGCACAGCTAGACATGACGGTAAGTGATACATCTCACATGTTATTTGGTGGAGTTGGCTTTGTGAGATGTTTTGGTTTGTTTATAATGTTGTATTTTACAGATAGAGATGATGTCAGAGGCAATTGATGAAACACTTGACAAAGATGAAGCTGAAGAAGAAACAGAAGATCTCACTAACCAGGTTCTTGATGAGATTGGTGTTGGTGTTGCATCTCAGGTTAGGGGCTTCTTCATCTTTTTCATTTCTCCGGTTCAGTCAAAACAACTAACATGCGTCTCTGTTTCATTTGTTTTGAACAGTTATCTTCAGCTCCAAAAGGTCGGATAGCTACAAAAACTGCAGCTCCCCCTGCTACCACTGCAACTACTACCAACAACAACAGGTAATGTCAATGTCTGAGAGTGAGCTCATGGTTTGGTCATTGTAAAACTCTAGTGAAGAAATTAAGAAAAAACAATATCTTGTGTGTATATTTAAACATGTAGCTCTGAATCAAGTGAAGTGGATGAGCTTGAGAGGAGGTTGGCTTCACTGAGACGAATCTGACAGTCACATCTTATCAAGTTACTTGGGAAATGCATGGTGTATGAAGAAAAATAAACAGCTTTCTTTTTTCTTTTGCTTGTGATCTCTGTATAAATCTGCTGAAACTCATCCGTTGATAAGATTTTGTTAAACCAAACGCTTTTAGAAAGAAGTTGAACTACAAACGCTTTCTTTGAATAAAAAATCTCTGTAAAAGAAACGCTTTCTTCGACTTTGTGTAATACCCTAATACGTTTTCATCCTCCTTTAAGTGAGATCAATTCTTTAACAATGCTAGGCACTTGTGTCTCAAAATTGTATGCTTAGCATATCTATCTCCCTCTCTCTTTACTTTCTTGAACTCATATGACTCTGTTATAGACTTGTATTATTGTTATGCAATTTAAATAGAAACCCTCTGTTCAGAAAAAAAAATTACATATACATCCTGGTTCGCGTATTTGAGTAAAGCATCTTCTGCTATACTTGCATTAGACCATCAATATCGCAGACTTTAGTGGGGTTTTTAAACAAAAAGAGTGATTTAATTAAATCAAAATTAATTAGAAAAGTTATTACCGATTCTTAGTTTAGGTTTTTTGTGATCGATTATTTGGTGGGTTTTAAACCACGTGTCACCAAATCAGAGGACCGAACTTTATTTTTCTTTTTCTTTTCTTTCTTTTTTTTGTTCTCTTTCTCATTCTTTCGTGTTCTTTGTTTTCTCCGTCAAGAGGAGAGATCCAAATCGAAGACGTCTCATCCGCCTTCTCGGCCGAAACCGAAGACCGACGACGTCTCTCTGACTCCGTCGTTGAGTCTCGTCCCACTTGTCTCGTCTTCTCCGTCAGATCAAGGATCGAAACCGAAGACCGAAGACGTCTCTCTGGCTCCTCAGGGAGATTCCTACTACTTCATGTGAGGGTCGACGACTCTGTCCGTGTTGACGGCGATTCCTCCGTCGGTCTTTCAGCTCTCGCAAACGATCTCTTCAACGTGGAGATAAGTTCCCAACTATTTACATCCTTCTCATTTCAATTATGAATGCATGTGATAGTAGTTAAGTTGATGAATGGTGATTACGGTTATAAGTTTTGTGTATCATTGTAAAGCTTTAGCCTTTGATCAAAATTTGTAGGCTTTTTAAATGTTTAGTTAAAAAGTCATGAGGATACAATGAGATTGTTAGTTAATCTTGAAACTAGTACTGAAGATCAGAGTGGAACTTAAGTGTCGTGTAGTGTTGTCTGAAATCTGTTTAGATCATTTTCTGATTTGTCAAACAATTTGATTTCTGACTATAGTATCGTTCTAACAGTTTATTGGTTACTTGGTTTGACTTGGTTTGCGTAGATGAATCATGTGAGGGGGCAAAGATCAGAGTGAGGACGCAAAGATCAGAATGATCTGACTACTTGAGACTTTAGGTTAGGTATGTGTGCTACTTCTTGCTTTTTTCTTAATTGCTTTCCTCTGCATAGTTATTAGGATAATAAATGCTGGTTAGAGTTAGGTTATGGTTGTGATGAATGCTTCCGATTAATGGGTGTGATGAATGCTTCAGTTAGGTAGTTTAACTCTGATGAAAGCGTGTTGTGACTGTGTGGTAGATAATAAATTTGTTAGATACATGTCTAATCATCTCTACTCAACTAAAATGAAAGCTCTCAAGTCTTCTTCTATTTTCCTGTATTAAGACGATCTTCTTCTCTTCTCCTGTATTTAAACCGCTTGTTTCTCTCTTTCTTTCATCTTGAAACATATTTCTTCTGCTTCCTCTCCTCTTTTCATGTATTAAACCCTCTCTTCTGTCACATACTAGGATATGGATTCTAGTAATCCATTTAGTCAGACATCCAATTTTGTTGATCTGTTGAACAGTCAAAAAAATACTGACTTTCCTGAAACCTATCCGTATGCAAGTTTTTCACATGGATCATCACAACTCCCTAGGCAAACTTCAAGCTTCTGTGAAGTCTCAACGATAGAGCGTAGAGAAAGAAATGGACAGTCACTGATGATCTTGTGCTCATTAGCGCATGGCTAAACACGAGCAAAGACCCTGTGGTGGGCAATGAGCAGAAAGCATGTGCATTATGGCAACGCATTGCAGTGTACTTTGCAGCAAGTCCGAAGGTGGAAAAAGGTGAAGCCCGAGAGGCCATTCAGTGCAAGCAAAGGTGGCAGAAGATGAATGATCTTGTGTGCAAGTTTTGTGGAGCTTATGCGGCTGCAACAAGGCAGAAAACAAGTGGCCAGAACGAGGCTGATACTGTAAAACTTGCACACGAAATCTTCTACAATGATCACAAGATTAAATTTAATCTTCACCATGCTTGGGAGGAGCTCAGGAATTACCAGAAATGGTGTAAAATTGCTAGTTCCAAGATTGATGGAAGCGGAAAGAAGAGAAAGTATGACGATGGAGCACAATATGAAAGCTCTCAAGCCACTTCCAATCTCGGAGATTAACCACCGAACCGTCCTCCTGGTGTCAAGGCTGCGAAAGGAGCATCTGGTAAGAGAAGTATAGCGGATCACCAAGCTGTCACTCACTTTCAGACCATGTGTTCTATTAAGGAGAAAGATTTGGCGGTTAAGGAGAGAGTTTCGAAGATGTCTTTGCTTGACGGTCTCATTTCCAAAAAAGATTCACTTTCTGAAGCTGAAGAAGCTCTAAAGCAGAAGTTACTAACGGAGATGCTTAGTAATTAGTGCCCCTTGTTCTGTTTTTCTAGGTTTCATGTTCTGTTTGTCATTAAGGTTTCATGTTGTCTTTAAGTCGCCCTAATTATGTATGTTAGTTTAACCTGAAAAATGTATGAGTCTCTGTTCTTGTATAATTATAAAAAAAGTTTCTTCTGTTCTCTGTTTCATGTTATGTGTTGTATGTCTTTATGTTTCACGTTTTAATAATTGTGTGTGATGTGTTTCTGTTTCTTTGTGCAGAGAAATGAAGAAAGTGTCTGTTTGTTTGTGTCACAAGAGCATGCAGAGATATGAAGTGGACACAAGATGCACGTTCAGTCACAAGAGCATGCAGAGATATGCAGAGATATGAAGAGAAGTTTGTTTGTTTGTGTCACGAGCTGTGTATGTGGGCTTCTCAAAGTCACGAGTGTGTCTCATTATGTAAATATTGTCTTTGCTTTTTCTAGTTTGTTGTTTTCCTATAGTCACGAGTGTAATATGTTATGTCTTTTGTTATATAAACGGTTCATTCACGAAGCATTTGAATCAGAAATTCTTCTTCTCTCCCAAAGTTCTTTACTAAGTTCTTTTCTCCCAAAATCTCTCCTGAAAACTAATTTTTTTTAAAAAACTTTCCATCTCTTCATCACAAATATGGCTTCTTCATCACATAACACTTTTGAGGGAGAGGGAGTTGATGATGAAACGTTTGATCAATATTTCGATCAAACGTTTGAAAATTTATCCATTGAGTGTGATCGAGAAATCAGAAAAAAAAAGAAAAAAACGAGTCCATATCGAACGGAATCGTGAAGAAGGCGATGTACTTTTATGGAATGATTATTTCTCCGCAAGTTACTTACTCTGTCAATGGAAGAGAGTATCATTTGGCTTACTATCTCACTGATGGGATTTATCCGAAATGTGCAACTTTTATCCAATCTATTTCAATACCACAAGGTCCGAAAGCGACTTTATTTGCTCAATATCAAGAAGCTGTCCGAAAAGATGTCGAACGTGCTTTTGGAGTCTTGCAAGCTCGTTTTGCCATTGTTAAAAATCCATCACTTTTTTGGGATAAAGACAAAATTGGGAGGATTATGAGAGCATGTATCATACTCCATAATATGATAGTAGAAGACGAACGAGATGGATACAGTCATTTTAATGTTTCAGAGTTCCAACCATGACAAGACACCGGAACTTCACAGGTCGATCTCACATATTCTACAGATATACCTTCAAATATTACTAATATGATGGGTGTTCGAACTAGAATTCGTGATAGACAAATGCATCAACAGCTCAAAGCTGATTTGGTTGAACATATGTGGAGTAAATTTGGACGTGATTAAGACAACAACTGAGTTTGAAATGTTTCTTTCAAAATATTCTCGATTATTGTACTAGTCTTTATTTTTATGTTTTTTTTAAATCTATGTTTTAAATGTTATCTTTTAATATGTTTTTTAATAAATAAATTTTATCTTTAAAAAAAAAATAAGAAACCCTAATTAAGAAACTCCCATTGGACCGCTAAAAATGATAGTTTCTTAACAACAATCCTTAACCCCACTTAAGTAGAGTTAAAATATTAAATAATCACTAAAAAAAAACCTTAAGGATCAAGGGATAATTATGCTCTTAGTCATGTATTTCTAGTTTGTTTTATCCATCGTTGTCTTTTATAGACATGCATGTGCCGGCGTGTGGCACTCGGATAGGTGGCTCATATACCTTATTGGATCTCTATGTTGGATGATGATGTAAACCAGTGCTTTGAACGCAGAGTGATCTGTCATCAATGTTTTCAACGCAAAGTGTCTTGTAATCACTCATCAGTGTGTTAAACTAAATGCAAATGTTTTTCAGTTTGTTTTTGGTCAAAAATGTTTTCATACTTGATCTCACAACATTACCTGTACTTGTGCGAACTTGTAAAATAATCTTTTCTATGGGAAACTACTTGTTCCATTTGGCTGACAGACAGATGGTACTTACATAAGATAAATAAAATATTTTGTTGAGTTTTGGAATATTTTATGGAATTTAAACCTATCATTATGGGTATTAATAGATATGAAGTGACTGAGAAAAAAAAATCCAAGAGAGGGAGAGAGAAATGGAAGAAAAGAGTGATTGGCTATTGAGATTTGCTGTGTTTTTTCTAGTAGTTCTTGTGGTCCCTACCCAAACAGAATGTGTTCTTCCCTCTCGACAAGAACCACTTCCTGTACTCATTGGTTCATGTTTCTATCTTCCTTTATTAGAAATCATGTCTGAATGTTATACCTGAGAGTCTGAGACCGAGTTTGTTTATATGGCACAACTACATTAAGCTTAATTTAAATTCATTGCTAGAAAATCTTACAAAACTTAAAACAAGATTTACGTACTTGGTTTTTGTTTCACTTATAGAAGAGATTTACAGGAAGGAAACTGATTTTCAGCTGGACTAATCAGATATATGTTGGCAATTCAAACATCAAAAAAGCTAGTGGTGATGACTTTCATCTTCATATATAATGTGTCTAGTCTCTGTTTCACCAGCATCTCTTACTAATACAGATTCAAATTTATCATTTACAGGAAGGAAACTGATGTTCAGCTCGACCGAAAAGATACATGTTGGCAAATCTAAAAGTAAAAAAGCTAGTGGTGATGTCTTTCATCTACATAATCTCCACTCTGCGTTTCACCAGCATCTCTTCTAATACTCTGAAGCTATCAAGTTTCAAGCCTCCAATTCTATATATTATAGAAAGTATGAATGTGTTTTCTTGTCAGGCATGTTAAAGCCTCGAAGCATGTTATTGGTATGTATGTTCATGGTGTTCAAATTCTAAGAAATTTTTGGGCCATTACCGAAGCGTATGGACACTAGCTACAATTCAGACGGAAGAATATATGACATTTTTGATTCTGAATACTCACAGAAAATGGTGAAAAATATGATAAACAAAACTAACTGCAAACCAAATTTCAAGAGTTTCTTAATCATTAGGAACCCCCACAAAAATATAACACCAAAAGAACACAAGAACAAGCTTGCTATGGCGAAACGCTTTACCCGCTAGTTCCTTTATTCGAGAATAGTCTGAATCACTCCAGCACCAACAGTCTTCCCACCTTCTCTAATAGCAAACCTCATCCCTTGTTCACAAGCAACAGGCACGATAAGCTCCACAACAATCTTGACCCTATCACCGGGCATAACCATCTTGGACTCCTCATCCTTATCATTCATAATCTTAGTCACTTTACCAGTAACATCAGTCGTCCTCATGTAAAACTGCGGTCTGTAACCCGCGAAAAACGGAGAATGTCTTCCACCTTCTTCCTTCTTCAACACATACACAATGGCTTCAAACTTGGTATGAGGAGTAATCGATCCGGGCTTAGCTAAAACCATACCCCTCTGAATATCAGCCTTTTGTATACCTCTAAGCAACAATCCTACATTGTCTCCAGCCATTGCTTCATCAAGAATCTTCTGAAACATCTCAACTCCTGTAACAGTGTAGTTCCTTGTCTCTCTTAACCCGACCAAATCAACAGTCTCTCCAACTTTCACAGTACCTCTTTCGACACGACCCGTAGCGACCGTACCACGACCGGTGATCGAAAACACATCTTCGACAGCTAACAAGAAAGGCAAGTCCGTTTGTCTTGTCGGAATAGGGATGTAACTATCAACGGAATCCATCAACTCGTAAATTTTATCCACCCATTTGTTCTCACCTCTCTTCACGTTAGGATTCGCAGTGAGAGTCTCCACAGCTAACAAAGCGGAGCCGGAGATAATCGGAATATCATCACCGTTGAACTCGTAAGACGAGAGAAGCTCACGAACCTCAAGCTCAACGAGCTCCAAAAGCTCAGCGTCATCAACCTGATCCTCTTTGTTCAAGAAGACGACCATGTCGGGAACGCCAACTTGCTTCGCCAAAAGAATATGCTCTTTAGTCTGAGGCATAGGACCGTCGGCGCCGGAAACGACGAGGATAGCTCCGTCCATCTGAGCAGCTCCGGTGATCATGTTCTTGACGTAATCTGCATGGCCAGGACAGTCGACGTGAGCGTAATGACGATTCTCAGTCTCGTACTCGACGGTAGCAGTGTTGATGGTGATTCCACGAGCTCTCTCCTCCGGGGCCGCGTCGATCTCGTCGTACTTCTTGGCGACGCTGTTTCCCATGGAAGCTAAGGCCATGGTTAGAGCGGCGGTTAAAGTGGTTTT is a genomic window containing:
- the LOC106304052 gene encoding protein LSD1-like, whose protein sequence is MQEQLVCRGCRTTLMYPRGAINVCCALYRTINPPQGMDMANIVCGGCATMLMYTRSATSVRCSCCQTLNLVPAPSNQTARINCGHCRIILMYPYGASSVKCAVCQYVTNVHLRNGMAPFSMNRPNVTASPPTTMPSASTTQTVVVENPMSLDESGKLVSNVVVGVTTAKN
- the LOC106304027 gene encoding vacuolar protein sorting-associated protein 2 homolog 2 isoform X1, encoding MNISKKLIAMNIFKKKTTPKDALRTSKREMAVATRGIEREISSLQLEEKRLVAEIKKTAKTGNEAATKILARQLVRLRQQITNLQGSRAQIRGVTTHTQALYASTSISSGMKGATKAMVAMNKQMAPTKQAKVIKDFQKQSAQLDMTIEMMSEAIDETLDKDEAEEETEDLTNQVLDEIGVGVASQLSSAPKGRIATKTAAPPATTATTTNNNSSESSEVDELERRLASLRRI
- the LOC106304027 gene encoding vacuolar protein sorting-associated protein 2 homolog 2 isoform X2, coding for MAVATRGIEREISSLQLEEKRLVAEIKKTAKTGNEAATKILARQLVRLRQQITNLQGSRAQIRGVTTHTQALYASTSISSGMKGATKAMVAMNKQMAPTKQAKVIKDFQKQSAQLDMTIEMMSEAIDETLDKDEAEEETEDLTNQVLDEIGVGVASQLSSAPKGRIATKTAAPPATTATTTNNNSSESSEVDELERRLASLRRI
- the LOC106302964 gene encoding glutathione S-transferase T3-like, with amino-acid sequence MGVMNASVSAWLNTSKDPVVGNEQKACALWQRIAVYFAASPKVEKGEAREAIQCKQRWQKMNDLVCKFCGAYAAATRQKTSGQNEADTVKLAHEIFYNDHKIKFNLHHAWEELRNYQKWCKIASSKIDGSGKKRKYDDGAQYESSQATSNLGD
- the LOC106302965 gene encoding uncharacterized protein LOC106302965 encodes the protein MEEKSDWLLRFAVFFLVVLVVPTQTECVLPSRQEPLPEGN
- the LOC106306632 gene encoding elongation factor Tu, chloroplastic-like; the encoded protein is MAFSSPAATSSSTRLLFFPYAASPSSSPSPTISLTLSSSFLPSFTSLSVPTSYPHPLRRAFTVRAARGKFERKKPHVNIGTIGHVDHGKTTLTAALTMALASMGNSVAKKYDEIDAAPEERARGITINTATVEYETENRHYAHVDCPGHADYVKNMITGAAQMDGAILVVSGADGPMPQTKEHILLAKQVGVPDMVVFLNKEDQVDDAELLELVELEVRELLSSYEFNGDDIPIISGSALLAVETLTANPNVKRGENKWVDKIYELMDSVDSYIPIPTRQTDLPFLLAVEDVFSITGRGTVATGRVERGTVKVGETVDLVGLRETRNYTVTGVEMFQKILDEAMAGDNVGLLLRGIQKADIQRGMVLAKPGSITPHTKFEAIVYVLKKEEGGRHSPFFAGYRPQFYMRTTDVTGKVTKIMNDKDEESKMVMPGDRVKIVVELIVPVACEQGMRFAIREGGKTVGAGVIQTILE